GCTAACGCAGGGGTCTGCGGGTGGTGTGCTCCGTGGTCTCTGGCCTGAGTATAAAGGGCCGTTGCCGCTGCATCAGCAGGTCGAGGCGGTTGATACGATTAACCGGGGGTTTGAGTGTCCTGCGCGTGATAGGATTCTGGAGGCTGTTCAGAGCGGGCCGGAGTGGGAGGAGCATCTTGCTGTTACggatgggttgaggaggaacCTTGCGGGGATGTTTGGGGCTGAGGAGCAGGACGAGTGGTTGGAGACCTGGGATCATTTTGCGGATAATTTCCAGGGGAGACTGTGTAATGGGTATGAACTGCCTTGTtctgtggaggaggagggtgattGTGTGAGTAGAGAACAGGCCGATGAGGTGTTTCGGGCTGGGGATTGGATGTATAACTACTGGTGGCGGAGGAATCAGAATGTCACCGAGTATATCCGGGTGATTGAAGGAATGTTTATTGCAGAGCTGGTGAGGTCGTTTGAGGCGGTGGTTgcaggggaagaagaggttgTGTATAGACATGTCTTTGCGCATGATGGCGATATTGCGCCGTTGTTGGGGGCGTTGGGGATTAACGCGCTGAGGTGGCCGGGGATGGGCTCGAATGTTGCATTTGAGTTTTGGTATCTTCCCTTGCTACTCCTTTATCCAATTGGCTGGTGCTAACAGTGGTAGGGAAACGTCCGAGTCAGAGGTGTATGCCAGGGTGCTGTACAGTGGACGCACGCTGGAGACAGTCCATGGTCCCCTGGAGTGGATTCCTGTGTCCAGGCTGGTTGATATCCTGAAGCCGTTTATCCCGGAGGATATTGTTAAGCTGTGCAGTTGATAGCATCATCGACATTGATCTTGATATTATATTCATGAATATCCTATATATGCAGGATAATGACACCCCAGACCATTAGGTACAACTACGAGTCGTAGTGCGCCTGTATCTCCTCCCCCATTACCTTTCCCCCACAACATCATATTAATCTTTAGACCGCATTCGACACTTTAGCCCTCTGGCTCCGTCCCTTGACAAGGCTGCTCAGATCACCAACGGGGAGAGCAATCGGGAAATCGACCGCTTCCAGGACCTGCGTTAGAAGAATCCACCAAATGGGCCAGCACAGCGCGAAATTGAATGCACCAGCAGCCTGAACCAGTCAGTATTCATCTGGCTATAACCTTTTAAACAGGGAACTAACCTCTTGCAACTTTGCTGCGACATCCATCGCCCCGTTCGCGATCTGGAAGTATGCGCCGGCGAGCAGACCGAATGTGATGACGAGAAGGAACAGTGCGGAGAATAGACAGAGGTTCGTACGCAGCGAGCAGATGAGGTATATGGTTGTGAGAATTCCGAGagatataaagtaatatgCTGTGACGGGGATGTTAGCTTGTCTTGTCTCTGATTATGAATGGTTATAAGGACTTCTGCTTACCCACTGTTGCATGATAGCTTGCCGTTTCCAGTCCTTCAAAATTATTACCCTCTGCATAATTCATTCCAGCACCGAAGAAGGGCATGAGGCCGCCGCCTTGGACGAGCCAGAAGGTTCCTACAAGAGTCAGCCGTGATAACCAAGGTACGGACGTGGAGACTGTACCGTAAGTGAAGAAGACTACGCAGGTAAAAGTGTTTCCAATGATCCATTCGCCAATTGCACCGAGAAGCTGGATAATGCCGCCAAAGAAGATATACGTCGGGCTGTAGTGTCCTGTTAGTATAGCCTAACAATGTAGCAGGGTATAGGCATACATAAGGGCACTGCCGtttcctccagcgcctcTCCACCCCATGAGCATGCACGCGTTCGGCGTCGAAGCAATCAAGAAACCAACCAGACAGACAGGCGTGGGGTtacccagcttcttcctAAGGTTGCCTTCGACCGAGGGGTGCTTGGGGCTCAGGTAGAGCTTCTCGAAGGTCTCGCGCGAGATGGGCAGGAAGACACTCTCGGCCGTCTTCATGCGGTTGAGAGTGTCATCCTGCTTGTTGTCCGAGCTGATGTCGCTCATGGTGGGCTGATTGCGAATTGAGttatggagaggaggagaagggagaaagagagaatggTCAGTGATGTTGAGCAGTCTTGCTGGATCGTGCCAATGCTTAAATAGAGGCCTTGTGGCTCAACCCCAGCTCTCccccctttctctcctcccctcGAGCTCATCCCGCGATCATTCCGCCATAGCCAACCAGATGCGTATCCCCAGAGATTCAGCGGAGCAGATATGCGGGGAGATCGCCAGCTGGCTGGACACAGTGGATGGTTTGCGTGGCCGAAAATTTGAGCTGCGGGCAAGTACCGAGGGCCCTGGGGGGGGATTCCCAGCTACCATTAATTCGCCGCGCGAGCATCAGAGCGCGGGGAGGGATATGATCTCCGCTATGCTGTCACGATGGCGAATCACCGGTTTCAGCGTGTCGATTTAAGTTGCATTGGCACAGGGACCGCTGGCCCGTCAACTTCCTTCTGTCCGTTAGGGCGCTCGCAATGTGCGATTGAGTTTACTCAACCTAGGCAGAGCCTGGCAGTCATTGCTTGGGCCCCCTGGTAGGTCTACAGCCTGGGGATTATACATATTATGGTTGTGTTTAAGCATGAATTTCGCGGGGTGGGTGGGTTATCCATGCTTGGGAATCTGGGCACGACCCATGGATCAACAGGCCTATTGACGCAGATATCCCTACTCGGTACTTGTTCTGGCAAGTATCAACAGCGCCACCGCCAGTTTTGTCCCCATCGGATCCGATGCTGCACTGGCTACTTTGTATATGGACTGCGAAGTGGTTGCCACAGGACGCCTCTGAGTCTTCGCCTATATGTTCCGTCACCCTACCCAAGGTTGACTACCACCCTTGTCCGATATGCTCCGGTTGTCATGGCACTCTGCCTCTCATGAGAGTTGGACGGCAAATCTTGGGTCGCTTGGAGGTCCTTGCCACTGAGAAATCTGCCCTGCTATGCGCGTATAAATTGAAACTCTTAGATTTCATGAGCCGTGAAGTCCTGAATAGGAAGCTCGCTAACAGATCATTTTGAATCTCGTTTGCAAGAAACGTGAAAAAGGAGATTCTTGCTATAGCCCTGTAGGCTTGTTTTCAGCCACACCCGGTCGCGGCTTGGAATGTGAAAAAATTCCCACCCAGCGCGGTCCAGGCCTCTTGGAGACTCGAGTCGGGCATTCCGGTCGGAGGTCGCTAAAAGGCCATCCAGTATCCAGAGGCCGACTTGGAATGGCTTGATCCAGCAGCGGAACCGAGGTTAGCAAGATCTGTTACGACCGAGTCGGGTGGAAGAGCTGGTCTTTATCGGTCTTTCGGTGCGATGTCGAGAGTTTACGGCCGATAAACTCGGTCTTGGCCACAGCAGCTCGGGACTTAAGCAGGAATAAGTCGCAGGAATACGAGGTAAGTCAGGAGGACTAAGTCAAGCAGActgccagaaccagaaccgCCAAGCCGCTCAGCAGTCAGCTCACGTGCAGGTCACGTGCCATATCGAGCCCACGTGAGCGCTGACTAAGAGCTGGATGCAGCTGGATGACGTCAGCACGAATAGGCGAGGCCCGGCCGCAAATCCACAGTCCGCAGTCCGCAATCTGAATCCGCAATTTGCACTGGCAACGGTGGAGTGTCGCTACCAGCAAGGGACTTGTCAACCACGCCAACCACGTTGACCAGACTGGAAGGCCCGGAACACGGTGGCAAGCTGCACACCGATCGTAAGGGACTTCGGTGACAGCGATGCTGACTGAATATTCCTTATCACTTATCAGCCACAAGAAACCTCCAGCACACTGGCCACCATAGGTGTTTATTGCCTGCACCGCACAGACCTCTGACATGCATGAGCCGGTGGAAGCAATCGGTTGAGTCTTTTGAGTCCGGCCGACAAGGGTTGGCGCTTGGCAAGGGTTCTGGTTCCGACTTCTGCTCAGGGCAGTTGCCTTAGCCGAACCAGGGCACTGAACACAACCAGTCTGCAACCGCCTTGCGATTCTACTGGATGCCGGCTCGGTTTGCAGTGGTTAGTAATCCGCACCAACAATACTGACTTACTGGGCCGGCGTAGAAGTTACCTGACTCAACGTGGTGGAAAATTTCCCCGTACCCGACATTGCCGATCATGCACGATGGGGTTCAGAATCAGGTTTCATATCAGTTCTATCAGTATCAGTCTCAATCAGTCTGATCCCGAGTCTGATTGACTTCGTATCACCGTATTTGCTCCCTGCCGAGTGCAGGCTGATGGGCTGATGGGAGGCGCTGCAAGAGCCGCTGCCGAGTCCGAGCCGACGCCATCCCGCCTGGGCGCACTGACGCCCTTGTATAAAATTTTTTCACAACAACCGGATCGATTCTCCGCGTGATGAGGCCAGGCCGCAGAGACAGGGTAGCATCGGCGAAAGCAAGCACGCAGTGGACTGGCCGGATGACGCAGTGGGGAGCCGGATGTAGCAGCAAGCAGACTGGTGCACAGCATCCCACGGCCCATGGGGCCACAGCTGGAGGGCCTCATGGTTGGCCACTCCCCCTTCCTCTGGCTCCAGCAGTCTCCAAATTATCTAATGCCATGCCCTGTTCCCTCGTGTCCGCTTGGCCTGTCTGAAGTTATTTCTTCCGCGGCTTTCCCTTCTGCTTTTGGGAAAAGATTTTTCTTCACGCCGTCACTCACCCTCACACTCACACCATCTcgaccagcaccagcacctgTCTCACCATCTGTCGCCGCTGGATAGTCTAAAGAAAAATCCCATCGTTCACGCGTCTGGCCACACATCGAGCTTCCGCAAGTAAGCAAGTAAGGTATAGGTAGTTTCCTTGGCCCATTTTCCCATCTGCGAGCCCGATTCGAATCCAGCCTGTGCGACCACAGCCCTGGCGACCATTGCAACAACCATTGCGACCACAGCGACCACAGCGACCATTCCATTGCGACTTAGATCCGAAGCACCACGGTAGACACCCTTGCGCAAGACGGACCGAGACCACGCGATCCGATCAGCATTCCGTTGCCCAATCCGTCGCACCAAGAGCCAAAGCAACAACTCCCTCCACCATGCCGACCTGGAGAGACCTCTTCAGCACCACCGAGCGGCGGTTTTTCCCCGAGGTCGTCGTGCCTCTCGCCCGCGATCCCAACTCCGTGACTCTGGAATCCAATGCGAATGCGAATGCAAATGCcgatgcggagaagaaagacaCCCCCAGCGACCACCCCCCGGACTACCGCTCCGACTCTAGCCCTGACCGCAGCTCGCTGCAGGAAAAGGGTGTAGCTGCTGTGCCTGCTAATCCCTCGGGAGAACTGACCCTGGAATCGCTCCGTGCAGAAGTCGAAGC
This sequence is a window from Aspergillus puulaauensis MK2 DNA, chromosome 6, nearly complete sequence. Protein-coding genes within it:
- a CDS encoding uncharacterized protein (COG:I;~EggNog:ENOG410PHJJ;~InterPro:IPR000560,IPR029033;~PFAM:PF00328;~SECRETED:SignalP(1-26)); the encoded protein is MQTVYEGILDMLTFFLGLLFPGASLAAVDSFYPPLNHTTYITNASLGTYGGVFNAPSDSASQTGDSVYNYCSMPHPHVDTYALPRPVANHSVAAKLVHLEYIQRHQRRTPYNILPGGENQEYNCDAIHPHLLAAPEHPSPGTGPSPVQVYGQPYTDPANPFLTNYVNGSCQYPQLTIGGYLDAYQHGRDLHALYSTELGLIPATLDEGGDGRVWFRSTSSPLTQGSAGGVLRGLWPEYKGPLPLHQQVEAVDTINRGFECPARDRILEAVQSGPEWEEHLAVTDGLRRNLAGMFGAEEQDEWLETWDHFADNFQGRLCNGYELPCSVEEEGDCVSREQADEVFRAGDWMYNYWWRRNQNVTEYIRVIEGMFIAELVRSFEAVVAGEEEVVYRHVFAHDGDIAPLLGALGINALRWPGMGSNVAFEFWETSESEVYARVLYSGRTLETVHGPLEWIPVSRLVDILKPFIPEDIVKLCS
- a CDS encoding uncharacterized protein (COG:S;~EggNog:ENOG410PNV9;~InterPro:IPR000791;~PFAM:PF01184;~TransMembrane:5 (i58-80o86-109i116-136o156-176i183-204o);~go_component: GO:0016021 - integral component of membrane [Evidence IEA]); the protein is MSDISSDNKQDDTLNRMKTAESVFLPISRETFEKLYLSPKHPSVEGNLRKKLGNPTPVCLVGFLIASTPNACMLMGWRGAGGNGSALIPTYIFFGGIIQLLGAIGEWIIGNTFTCVVFFTYGTFWLVQGGGLMPFFGAGMNYAEGNNFEGLETASYHATVAYYFISLGILTTIYLICSLRTNLCLFSALFLLVITFGLLAGAYFQIANGAMDVAAKLQEAAGAFNFALCWPIWWILLTQVLEAVDFPIALPVGDLSSLVKGRSQRAKVSNAV